In a single window of the Littorina saxatilis isolate snail1 linkage group LG3, US_GU_Lsax_2.0, whole genome shotgun sequence genome:
- the LOC138962781 gene encoding apolipoprotein D-like, with the protein MTMMKTTCAMLVVFVVMIQRAQGISLPGGWGACPEPPVVEDFDINSYVGTWYEYERFPVPYEALIKCGQATYNIIDDTTVSVNNTGIREIKIAGRTLSRYRQSASGTATIPDPSVPAKLVVSFGGQILSYFAKGNYWVLATDYTSYALVYSCTSLPFGVAHFDAAWILTRERGVAPEDLGALKDLLRDGGVNPDNFFVVDQTDCTVNSDPFHYLRDQGGNM; encoded by the exons atgacgatgatgaagacGACGTGTGCGATGTTGGTGGTGTTTGTGGTGATGATACAGCGGGCACAGGGCATCAGTCTGCCCGGAGGATGGGGGGCGTGCCCTGAGCCCCCTGTGGTGGAGGACTTCGACATCAACAGC TATGTGGGCACGTGGTACGAGTACGAGCGGTTTCCTGTCCCTTACGAGGCCCTCATCAAGTGTGGTCAGGCCACCTACAACATCATCGACGACACCACCGTCAGCGTCAACAATACAGGCATTAGGGAAATCAAGAT AGCTGGACGCACACTGTCCAGATACCGACAGTCAGCCAGTGGAACGGCCACAATTCCTGACCCCAGTGTTCCGGCCAAACTGGTGGTCAGCTTCGGGGGACAGATCTTGTCCTACT TTGCCAAGGGGAACTACTGGGTGCTAGCAACAGACTACACGAGTTACGCGCTTGTCTACTCCTGCACTTCGCTCCCGTTTGGGGTTGCTCATTTCG ACGCGGCCTGGATCCTGACACGGGAGCGAGGCGTTGCCCCAGAAGACCTTGGCGCTCTCAAAGACTTGCTGCGTGACGGCGGAGTGAATCCAGACAACTTCTTCGTCGTGGACCAGACCGACTGCACCGTGAACTCTGACCCTTTCCACTACCTGAGGGACCAGGGGGGCAATATGTAA